In Aspergillus oryzae RIB40 DNA, chromosome 6, one genomic interval encodes:
- a CDS encoding protein-L-isoaspartate O-methyltransferase (protein-L-isoaspartate(D-aspartate) O-methyltransferase) yields the protein MAWYCSGSTNAELVDNLFKAGLVKNERVKNAMLGVDRAHYAPSRPYSDSPQPIGYGATISAPHMHVHACEYLIDFLRPGSRVLDIGSGSGYLTHVLANLVTDPSIPDELDGHVIGIDHIPELVDLANKNMHKSDQGCKLLDTGKVKFITADGRLGWPEGAPYDAIHVGAAAEKLHPVLIAQLHAPGRMFIPVDTECDGSPHGFGGGQYIWVVDKREDGSVHKEKVFQVSYVPLTDPPKK from the exons ATGGCATGGTATTGCTCTGGCTCAACCAATGCAGAATTGGTTGATAATCTCTTCAAGGCGGGATTggtgaagaatgaaagagttAAAAACGCTATGTTGGGG GTTGACCGAGCCCATTATGCACCTTCGAGGCCTTACTCAGATTCCCCACAACCTATCGGGTATGGTGCGACAATCTCCGCTCCTCACATGCACGTTCATGCATGCGAGTACCTCATCGATTTCCTCAGGCCGGGTTCACGGGTACTCGATATTGGCTCGGGTTCTGGATATCTGACCCATGTCCTCGCAAACCTTGTTACAGATCCCTCCATACCTGATGAATTGGATGGCCATGTTATTGGAATTGACCATATACCAGAACTTGTTGACTTGGCTAACAAGAATATGCATAAGTCGGACCAAGGGTGCAAATTGTTAGATACAGGAAAGGTGAAGTTTATTACTGCTGACGGCCGTTTGGGATGGCCAGAGGGAGCACCGTATGATGCTATCCACGTTGgtgcagcagcagaaaagCTTCACCCGGTACTAATCGCGCAACTCCATGCCCCTGGCCGAATGTTTATCCCCGTTGACACGGAGTGTGACGGGAGTCCTCATGGATTTGGCGGCGGCCAATATATTTGGGTAGTGGACAAGAGGGAGGACGGGTCAGTccacaaagaaaaggtgTTCCAGGTTAGCTACGTTCCGCTGACCGACCCGCCAAAGAAGTAA